The following proteins come from a genomic window of Geminicoccaceae bacterium SCSIO 64248:
- a CDS encoding acyl-CoA dehydrogenase family protein yields MTIAGAGLIEAARPDLRAAIPGALAAAETLLQAARDRLRARLAPGGRVDPAALEREQHAAHGLAWLAVHVEALRQMAGWAGRLDAAGTFGALEGLILQAAFGEYLGRMAGGIAMSQGEVVRPHDLGLDEADLDAFRTAGVRALIAGGNTSGVRAAIAAAMAEDRFGDPGLSDDTLGMMAEQFRRFAEERIKPFAQAWHERDELIPIALVREIAGLGVFGLTIPENAGGLGLSKEAMAVVTEELSRGYIGTGSLGTRSDILAELILAGGTEEQQARYLPLLASGEFLPTAVFTEPGTGSDLAALQTRAVRDGEVYRVTGQKTWITHAARADLMAILCRTDPAETGYRGLSILLAEKPRGTEADPFPVPGLTGGEIRVLGYRGMKEYTLSFDGFEIPAANLLGAVEGQGFKQLMATFESARIQTAARALGVARDAMELGLAYAQERTQFGKTLTAFPRVHGKLAWMAVEIMIARQLALFAAREKDSGRRCDLEAGYAKLLAAQVAWMCADNALQIHGGNGYALEYPISRVLCDARILNIFEGAAEIQAQVIARRLLEA; encoded by the coding sequence ATGACGATCGCCGGGGCGGGATTGATCGAGGCGGCGCGGCCGGACCTTCGGGCGGCGATCCCGGGCGCGCTGGCGGCGGCCGAGACGCTCCTGCAGGCGGCGCGGGACCGGCTGCGCGCGCGGCTGGCACCGGGCGGGCGGGTCGATCCGGCGGCGCTCGAGCGCGAGCAGCACGCCGCGCACGGGCTCGCCTGGCTGGCGGTCCATGTCGAGGCCTTGCGCCAGATGGCCGGCTGGGCCGGACGCCTGGACGCCGCCGGCACATTCGGCGCGCTCGAGGGCCTGATCCTGCAGGCCGCGTTCGGCGAGTATCTCGGCCGCATGGCGGGCGGCATCGCGATGAGCCAGGGCGAGGTGGTCCGGCCCCACGATCTCGGCCTGGACGAGGCGGACCTCGACGCGTTCCGCACGGCCGGAGTGCGCGCCCTGATCGCCGGGGGCAACACGTCCGGTGTTCGCGCCGCGATCGCCGCCGCGATGGCGGAGGATCGTTTCGGCGATCCCGGCCTGTCCGACGACACGCTCGGCATGATGGCCGAACAGTTCCGCCGCTTCGCCGAGGAGCGGATTAAGCCGTTCGCCCAGGCCTGGCACGAGCGTGACGAACTGATCCCGATCGCGCTGGTCCGGGAGATCGCCGGGCTCGGCGTGTTCGGCCTGACCATACCGGAGAACGCGGGCGGCCTCGGCCTCTCCAAGGAAGCGATGGCCGTCGTCACCGAGGAGCTCAGCCGCGGCTATATCGGCACGGGCTCGCTCGGGACGCGCTCGGACATCCTGGCCGAGCTGATCCTGGCCGGGGGCACGGAGGAGCAGCAGGCCCGCTATCTGCCGCTCCTGGCGAGCGGCGAGTTCTTGCCGACCGCCGTATTCACCGAACCCGGCACCGGCTCCGATCTCGCCGCGCTCCAGACCCGCGCCGTGCGCGACGGCGAGGTCTACCGCGTCACCGGGCAGAAGACCTGGATCACCCATGCCGCGCGCGCCGATCTCATGGCGATCCTGTGCCGGACCGATCCGGCCGAGACAGGCTATCGCGGCCTGTCGATCCTCCTGGCCGAGAAGCCGCGCGGGACCGAGGCCGATCCGTTCCCGGTGCCGGGGTTGACCGGCGGCGAGATCAGGGTGCTGGGCTATCGCGGCATGAAGGAATACACGCTCTCCTTCGACGGCTTCGAGATCCCGGCCGCGAACCTGCTGGGCGCGGTCGAGGGCCAGGGCTTCAAGCAGCTCATGGCAACCTTCGAGAGCGCGCGCATCCAGACCGCCGCCCGGGCGCTGGGCGTCGCGCGCGACGCCATGGAGCTGGGCCTTGCCTACGCGCAGGAGCGCACCCAGTTCGGCAAGACGCTGACCGCCTTTCCCCGCGTGCACGGCAAGCTCGCCTGGATGGCGGTCGAGATCATGATCGCCCGCCAGCTCGCCCTGTTCGCCGCGCGCGAGAAGGACAGCGGCCGCCGCTGCGACCTCGAGGCGGGCTACGCCAAGCTGCTTGCCGCCCAGGTCGCCTGGATGTGCGCCGACAACGCCCTGCAGATCCACGGCGGCAACGGCTACGCCCTGGAATATCCGATCAGCCGGGTGCTGTGCGACGCCCGCATCCTCAACATCTTCGAGGGCGCGGCCGAGATCCAGGCCCAGGTCATCGCGCGACGCCTGCTCGAGGCGTGA